From a single Nocardioides sp. dk884 genomic region:
- a CDS encoding ArsR/SmtB family transcription factor gives MTTSTSLPVVDAPTSVCCSTVTGGVLDAEEAQRLARTFKALGDPTRVRLLSLIAAQPEREACICDLTEPVGLSQPTVSHHMKQLVDAGLVIREQRGRWAFYRLVEDTLSALSGALRP, from the coding sequence ATGACCACCAGCACCTCCCTCCCCGTCGTCGACGCCCCGACCTCGGTCTGCTGCTCGACCGTCACCGGCGGCGTGCTGGACGCGGAGGAGGCACAGCGACTGGCGCGGACGTTCAAGGCGCTCGGCGACCCCACGCGCGTCCGGCTGCTGTCCCTGATCGCCGCGCAGCCCGAGCGCGAGGCCTGCATCTGCGACCTGACCGAGCCGGTGGGGCTCTCGCAGCCGACGGTCTCGCACCACATGAAGCAGCTGGTGGACGCGGGACTCGTCATCCGCGAGCAGCGCGGCCGTTGGGCGTTCTACCGCCTCGTCGAGGACACGCTGAGCGCGCTGAGTGGTGCGCTGAGGCCCTGA
- the arsM gene encoding arsenite methyltransferase produces MTTTTPTPDETNTAASDQLREEVRSRYAQAATAVVGGTGNAELNEALQVVEDDCGTSCCSGEVAVDESFGATLYSSDDQQDLPAEAVAASLGCGNPTAVADLRAGEKVLDLGSGGGIDVLLSARRVGETGFAYGVDMTDEMLDLARTNAAKAGATNVEFLKGTIEDIPLPDAAVDVVISNCVINLSVDKPRVIAEMHRVLVPGGRIGISDVVAEDHLTPEDRAERGSYVGCIAGALSRSEYLDGLRAAGFVDADVEFTHEAAPGMHGAIVRATKPTA; encoded by the coding sequence ATGACCACCACGACCCCCACCCCCGACGAGACCAACACCGCGGCCTCGGACCAGCTGCGCGAGGAGGTCCGGAGCCGCTACGCCCAGGCTGCGACCGCCGTCGTCGGCGGCACCGGCAACGCCGAGCTCAACGAGGCGCTCCAGGTGGTCGAGGACGACTGCGGGACCTCGTGCTGCAGCGGTGAGGTCGCGGTCGACGAGTCGTTCGGCGCGACGCTCTACAGCAGCGACGACCAGCAGGACCTTCCCGCCGAGGCGGTCGCGGCCAGCCTGGGCTGTGGCAACCCGACCGCGGTCGCCGACCTGCGTGCCGGCGAGAAGGTGCTCGACCTCGGCTCGGGCGGCGGCATCGACGTGCTCCTCTCCGCTCGGCGGGTCGGCGAGACCGGGTTCGCCTACGGCGTCGACATGACCGACGAGATGCTCGACCTGGCGCGCACCAACGCTGCCAAGGCCGGCGCGACCAACGTCGAGTTCCTCAAGGGCACCATCGAGGACATCCCGCTCCCCGACGCCGCCGTGGACGTCGTCATCTCCAACTGCGTCATCAACCTCTCCGTCGACAAGCCCCGGGTCATCGCCGAGATGCACCGGGTGCTCGTTCCGGGCGGACGGATCGGGATCTCCGACGTCGTCGCCGAGGACCACCTCACGCCCGAGGACCGCGCCGAGCGGGGCTCGTACGTCGGCTGCATCGCCGGCGCCCTGTCGCGCAGCGAGTACCTCGACGGGCTCCGGGCCGCCGGGTTCGTCGACGCGGACGTCGAGTTCACCCACGAGGCGGCCCCCGGCATGCACGGCGCCATCGTCCGCGCCACCAAGCCGACCGCATGA
- the arsB gene encoding ACR3 family arsenite efflux transporter codes for MSSTITSPTDAAAGPRLSTLDRYLPVWIGVAMVAGLLAGRWVPGIADALDAVTVGSISLPIALGLLVMMYPVLAKVRYHEVGHVVRDRRMMALSLVLNWVLGPALMFALAWLFLPDLPEYRTGLIIVGLARCIAMVIIWNDLACGDREAAAVLVAVNSVFQVLAFALLGWFYLDLLPGWLGLSTTGLDVSPWEIAWSVLVFLGIPLAAGYLTRRIGEARRGREWYEERFLPRLGPWALYGLLFTIVVLFALQGESITDQPLDVARIAVPLVIYFALMWAGSLLLARRAGLGYARATTVAFTAAGNNFELAIAVAIAVFGVTSGQALAGVVGPLIEVPVLVGLVYVSLWARRFFPDQAQGVAR; via the coding sequence ATGAGCAGCACCATCACCTCGCCCACCGACGCGGCAGCCGGTCCGCGGCTGTCCACCCTCGACCGCTACCTCCCGGTGTGGATCGGGGTCGCGATGGTCGCCGGGCTGCTCGCCGGCCGCTGGGTGCCCGGGATCGCCGACGCCCTGGACGCCGTCACCGTCGGGTCGATCTCGTTGCCGATCGCGCTCGGCCTGCTGGTGATGATGTACCCGGTGCTGGCCAAGGTCCGCTATCACGAGGTCGGCCACGTCGTTCGCGACCGGCGGATGATGGCGCTCTCCCTGGTCCTGAACTGGGTCCTCGGCCCGGCGCTGATGTTCGCCCTGGCCTGGCTGTTCCTGCCCGACCTGCCCGAGTACCGCACCGGCCTCATCATCGTCGGCCTGGCCCGCTGCATCGCGATGGTCATCATCTGGAACGACCTGGCCTGCGGCGACCGCGAGGCCGCCGCCGTACTCGTCGCGGTGAACTCCGTCTTCCAGGTCCTCGCCTTCGCCCTGCTCGGCTGGTTCTACCTCGACCTGCTGCCCGGCTGGCTGGGCCTGTCCACCACCGGCCTCGACGTCTCCCCCTGGGAGATCGCCTGGAGCGTCCTCGTCTTCCTCGGGATCCCGCTGGCCGCCGGCTACCTCACCCGACGCATCGGGGAGGCGCGACGCGGCCGCGAGTGGTACGAGGAGCGCTTCCTGCCGCGCCTGGGCCCGTGGGCGCTGTACGGGCTGCTGTTCACGATCGTCGTGCTGTTCGCCCTCCAGGGCGAGTCGATCACCGACCAGCCCCTCGACGTGGCGCGCATCGCCGTACCGCTGGTCATCTACTTCGCGCTCATGTGGGCAGGCTCGCTGCTGCTCGCCCGCCGTGCCGGCCTGGGGTACGCCCGCGCCACCACCGTCGCCTTCACCGCCGCGGGCAACAACTTCGAGCTCGCGATCGCGGTCGCCATCGCGGTGTTCGGCGTCACCAGCGGCCAGGCGCTCGCCGGGGTCGTCGGTCCGCTCATCGAGGTCCCGGTCCTGGTGGGCCTGGTGTACGTCAGCCTCTGGGCGCGCCGCTTCTTCCCCGACCAGGCCCAGGGAGTCGCACGATGA
- a CDS encoding low molecular weight phosphatase family protein yields the protein MTAERIPQVVFACVRNGGRSVIARVLTEQYAAGRVVAVSAGTQPGEHIHPEVARALELLGLDTSRERPQRLTTEMVAASDLAITLGCGEECPYVPGVTYRDWPVDDPGGQDDATVRRIVADLDTRVRDLLRELVPDLTLATSVLDG from the coding sequence ATGACGGCCGAGCGGATCCCGCAGGTGGTCTTCGCCTGTGTTCGCAACGGCGGGCGCTCGGTGATCGCCCGGGTGCTCACCGAGCAGTACGCCGCGGGCCGCGTCGTCGCGGTGTCGGCCGGCACCCAGCCCGGGGAGCACATCCACCCCGAGGTCGCCCGCGCGCTCGAGCTGCTCGGCCTCGACACCTCCCGCGAGCGCCCCCAGCGCCTCACCACGGAGATGGTGGCCGCCAGCGACCTCGCCATCACGCTGGGCTGTGGCGAGGAATGCCCCTACGTCCCCGGCGTGACCTACCGCGACTGGCCGGTCGACGACCCGGGCGGCCAGGACGACGCCACGGTGCGCCGCATCGTCGCCGACCTGGACACCCGCGTGCGCGACCTGCTCCGCGAGCTCGTCCCCGACCTCACCCTCGCGACGAGCGTCCTCGACGGCTGA
- a CDS encoding dihydrofolate reductase family protein produces the protein MRKLSYMMNASLDGYIAAPGDDIGWSVPSPELHQWFNDRAREIGLSLYGRRLWELMSAHWPTADQQPDATPVEVEFAHLWQRTPKVVFSTTLDEVDGNARLVTGDAVTEISRLKAEDGAPMEIGGAGLAGTAMRAGLIDEYQVVTHPVLVGGGTPFFSALDSWVDLRHVGTQDLPDGVTVAHYEVRR, from the coding sequence GTGCGCAAGCTGAGCTACATGATGAACGCGAGCCTGGACGGCTACATCGCCGCGCCCGGCGACGACATCGGGTGGAGCGTGCCGAGCCCCGAGCTGCACCAGTGGTTCAACGACCGCGCCCGGGAGATCGGACTCTCGCTGTACGGCCGCAGGCTGTGGGAGCTGATGAGCGCGCACTGGCCGACCGCCGACCAGCAGCCGGACGCGACGCCCGTGGAGGTCGAGTTCGCCCATCTCTGGCAGCGGACGCCGAAGGTGGTGTTCTCCACGACCCTCGACGAGGTCGACGGCAACGCGCGCCTCGTCACCGGTGACGCCGTGACCGAGATCAGCCGCCTGAAGGCCGAGGACGGCGCCCCGATGGAGATCGGTGGCGCCGGCCTCGCCGGTACGGCGATGCGCGCCGGCCTGATCGACGAGTACCAGGTGGTCACGCACCCGGTCCTGGTCGGCGGCGGTACGCCGTTCTTCAGCGCCCTGGACAGCTGGGTGGACCTACGGCACGTGGGGACGCAGGACCTCCCGGACGGCGTGACGGTGGCCCACTACGAGGTCCGGCGCTGA
- a CDS encoding DUF6226 family protein — translation MDRSSLPTTPTWASDLLAAVDRAFAVIGADTPGWPDPHGDREPDEAEYSRYTDPGKYRILVRRVEAWVEVLADRGLATTSVGPPTGATWLGGRRSTDQIVRVYRIAPRVPGGSELLCGVVTIDGDEFGLDVGVRAADASPASAAPVTSIPYCGCDACDDGSEMLLEELDRCFVALAHGDPVISP, via the coding sequence ATGGATCGCTCCTCGCTCCCGACGACGCCGACCTGGGCCTCGGACCTCCTCGCCGCCGTAGACCGGGCCTTCGCCGTCATCGGTGCCGACACGCCCGGTTGGCCGGACCCACATGGGGATCGCGAGCCAGACGAGGCGGAGTACTCCCGCTACACCGATCCGGGCAAGTACCGCATCCTCGTCCGGCGGGTCGAGGCGTGGGTCGAGGTCCTGGCGGACCGCGGCCTCGCCACCACGAGCGTCGGGCCGCCGACCGGCGCTACCTGGCTCGGCGGACGGCGGTCGACGGACCAGATCGTGCGCGTCTACCGGATCGCGCCGCGCGTCCCCGGCGGTTCCGAACTGCTCTGCGGGGTCGTGACGATCGACGGCGATGAGTTCGGCCTCGACGTCGGCGTCCGTGCCGCCGACGCCTCGCCCGCGTCAGCCGCGCCCGTCACCTCCATCCCGTACTGCGGGTGCGACGCCTGCGACGACGGCTCCGAGATGCTGCTCGAGGAGCTGGACCGGTGCTTCGTCGCGCTCGCCCATGGCGATCCCGTCATTTCGCCCTGA
- a CDS encoding HNH endonuclease signature motif containing protein, which yields MEPSFAPRSGHSVAVAVACVHEALDAVADAPVWSLSEAEAGATLLELTSEIARLQELRLRVAAHAHSVEVGDAVGATSTANWWAHQSRLTRPEAHRLMRLARALDTGHHDGVREALGAGRIHLDQAQVITDAVDDLPADLVDEDTRARAEEFLLEQAGEHDAITLRRLAKRLIEVAAPEQADAAEAARLEREEAAARAAARLTMSDDGHGKSHGRFTIPTHHAAMLRAALLAIAAPKHQHAVNGAGAAGAERRPGPERMGQAFCDYLERYPADRLPDAGGVAATIVVTMTLESLLGGLRAAHLHTGETISATEARRLACEAGIVPAVLDGQGRPLDVGRKRRFHTKTHRVALALRDGGCTAEGCDWPPGLCHAHHDVPWSRGGTTSVATGRLLCPRHHARAHDPGYEAKPLPGGKLTFHRRC from the coding sequence ATGGAACCCTCGTTCGCACCCCGATCCGGCCACTCGGTGGCCGTGGCGGTGGCGTGCGTGCACGAGGCGCTGGACGCGGTCGCGGATGCGCCGGTGTGGTCGCTGAGCGAGGCCGAGGCCGGGGCGACGCTGCTGGAGCTGACGTCCGAGATCGCCCGGTTGCAGGAGCTGCGGCTGCGGGTCGCGGCCCATGCCCACAGTGTCGAGGTGGGCGACGCGGTGGGTGCGACGAGCACCGCGAACTGGTGGGCCCACCAGTCCCGTCTGACCCGCCCCGAGGCGCACCGGTTGATGCGCCTGGCCCGCGCCCTCGACACCGGGCACCACGACGGCGTCCGCGAGGCCCTGGGGGCTGGGCGGATCCACCTCGACCAGGCGCAGGTCATCACCGACGCCGTCGACGACCTGCCCGCCGACCTGGTCGACGAGGACACCCGGGCCCGGGCCGAGGAGTTCCTCCTCGAGCAGGCCGGCGAGCACGACGCGATCACCCTGCGCCGCCTCGCCAAGAGACTCATCGAGGTCGCCGCCCCCGAGCAGGCCGACGCCGCCGAGGCCGCCCGCCTGGAGCGGGAGGAAGCCGCCGCCCGCGCCGCCGCCCGGCTGACCATGTCCGACGACGGGCACGGCAAGTCCCACGGTCGGTTCACCATCCCCACCCACCACGCGGCGATGCTGCGCGCCGCGCTGCTCGCGATTGCGGCCCCGAAGCACCAGCACGCCGTCAACGGCGCCGGAGCTGCGGGGGCTGAGCGGCGGCCGGGGCCGGAGCGGATGGGGCAGGCGTTCTGTGACTACCTCGAGCGCTACCCCGCCGACCGCCTCCCCGACGCCGGCGGGGTGGCCGCGACCATCGTGGTCACGATGACCCTCGAGTCGCTGCTCGGTGGGCTTCGCGCCGCACACCTGCACACCGGCGAGACGATCTCCGCCACCGAGGCCCGGCGGCTGGCGTGTGAGGCGGGGATCGTGCCGGCCGTCCTCGACGGCCAGGGCCGGCCCCTCGACGTCGGCCGCAAGCGCCGGTTCCACACCAAGACCCACCGCGTTGCCCTGGCGCTGCGCGACGGCGGCTGCACCGCCGAAGGGTGTGACTGGCCACCCGGGCTGTGCCACGCGCACCACGACGTTCCGTGGTCGCGCGGCGGGACCACCAGCGTCGCCACCGGCCGGCTCCTCTGCCCCCGCCACCACGCCCGCGCGCACGACCCCGGCTACGAGGCCAAGCCCCTACCCGGAGGGAAGCTGACCTTCCACCGACGCTGCTAG
- a CDS encoding ABC-F family ATP-binding cassette domain-containing protein: MTATLVAKGLAGGHGHRVLFESLDLTVAPGDVVGVVGANGAGKSTLLRLLAGVDAPLAGSVSLAPADAFVGWLPQEHDRLPGETVAGYVARRTGATAATEAMEWTAAALGTDMPGADDAYAVAFDHWMASGASDLEDRLPPVLADLGLDVGPDALMTSLSGGQAARAALAALLVSRFDVVLLDEPTNDLDLDGLERLEAFVRGLRGGVVLVSHDREFLARCVTRVVELDLAQHQVAVYDGGYDAFLADRAVAKRHAREAYEEFADKKADLVSRAKVQREWSSQGVRNAMKKSPDNDKIRRRAQTESSEKQAQKVRQMESRIARLDEVEEPRKEWVLQFSIAAAPRSSAVVATLNEATLTQGDFTFGPASLQVNARDRIGITGPNGAGKTTLLRLLLGEVAPDSGSASLGASVAVGVIDQARTGLAEDQPLGTAVELAVPEWTPAEVRTLLAKFGLKADQVSSLVGRLSPGERTRAAMALLQARGVNLLVLDEPTNHLDLPAIEQLEEALASYDGALLLVSHDRRLLANVALDQRWRVEDGRVQVG, encoded by the coding sequence GTGACTGCCACCCTCGTCGCGAAGGGCCTGGCCGGCGGCCACGGCCATCGCGTGCTTTTTGAGTCCCTCGACCTGACGGTCGCCCCCGGTGACGTGGTCGGCGTCGTGGGCGCCAACGGTGCCGGTAAGTCGACGCTGCTGCGCCTGCTGGCCGGCGTCGACGCCCCGCTGGCCGGCAGCGTGTCGCTGGCGCCCGCGGACGCGTTCGTCGGCTGGCTGCCGCAGGAGCACGACCGGTTGCCGGGGGAGACGGTGGCCGGCTACGTCGCCCGTCGTACCGGTGCCACGGCCGCGACCGAGGCGATGGAGTGGACCGCGGCCGCGCTCGGTACGGACATGCCTGGCGCCGACGACGCGTACGCCGTCGCCTTCGACCACTGGATGGCCTCGGGCGCCTCCGACCTCGAGGACCGGCTGCCGCCGGTGCTCGCCGACCTCGGGCTGGACGTCGGCCCGGACGCGCTGATGACCTCGCTGTCCGGCGGGCAGGCGGCGCGGGCCGCGCTGGCCGCGTTGCTGGTGAGCCGCTTCGACGTCGTACTGCTCGACGAGCCGACCAACGACCTCGACCTCGACGGCCTGGAGCGGCTGGAGGCGTTCGTGCGCGGGCTGCGCGGGGGAGTCGTGCTGGTCTCGCACGACCGCGAGTTCCTGGCCCGCTGCGTGACGCGGGTGGTCGAGCTCGACCTGGCCCAGCACCAGGTGGCGGTCTACGACGGCGGGTACGACGCGTTCCTCGCCGACCGCGCCGTGGCGAAGCGCCACGCCCGCGAGGCCTACGAGGAGTTCGCGGACAAGAAGGCCGACCTGGTCTCGCGCGCGAAGGTGCAGCGCGAGTGGAGCTCCCAGGGCGTGCGCAACGCGATGAAGAAGTCGCCCGACAACGACAAGATCCGGCGCCGTGCGCAGACCGAGTCCTCGGAGAAGCAGGCGCAGAAGGTGCGCCAGATGGAGTCGCGGATCGCGCGGCTCGACGAGGTCGAGGAGCCGCGGAAGGAGTGGGTGCTGCAGTTCAGCATCGCCGCCGCGCCGCGCTCCTCGGCGGTGGTCGCCACGCTCAACGAAGCCACACTGACCCAGGGCGACTTCACCTTCGGGCCCGCCTCGCTGCAGGTCAACGCGCGCGACCGGATCGGCATCACCGGGCCCAACGGCGCGGGCAAGACCACGCTGCTGCGGCTGCTCCTGGGCGAGGTCGCGCCGGACTCCGGCTCGGCGTCGCTGGGTGCCTCGGTGGCGGTCGGCGTGATCGACCAGGCCCGCACCGGGCTGGCCGAGGACCAGCCGCTCGGCACCGCCGTCGAGCTCGCGGTCCCCGAGTGGACGCCGGCCGAGGTCCGCACCCTGCTCGCGAAGTTCGGCCTCAAGGCCGACCAGGTCTCCAGCCTCGTCGGCCGGCTCTCGCCCGGTGAGCGGACCCGCGCCGCGATGGCGCTGCTGCAGGCCCGCGGCGTCAACCTGCTGGTGCTCGACGAGCCCACCAACCACCTCGACCTGCCCGCGATCGAGCAGCTCGAGGAGGCGCTCGCGTCGTACGACGGCGCGCTGCTGCTGGTCTCCCACGACCGCCGGCTGCTCGCGAATGTCGCGCTTGACCAGCGCTGGCGGGTGGAGGACGGCCGGGTCCAGGTCGGCTGA
- a CDS encoding TetR/AcrR family transcriptional regulator, which produces MPTSASETDGRRSAAAVRRRKREAEIIAATRALFDQRGVRDAQIDDIAKAVGINRAIVYRHFTGKEELFALTLVGYLEELRDALEAAGASDAAPAVRLEAIVTAFVEYGVAHPAFVDCAQALMRRSGPELLDEISEGALFRLGRAISSCLVILTGVLEDGVAAGDFHVQDPHLLANTLYASGLGALQLARVGILVKEAAPGIPTLGEISADQVRVYLVTSALALATHRS; this is translated from the coding sequence ATGCCCACCAGTGCCTCCGAGACCGACGGCCGTCGGTCAGCCGCAGCCGTCCGGCGCCGCAAGCGCGAGGCCGAGATCATCGCCGCCACCCGCGCACTGTTCGACCAGCGCGGCGTGCGTGACGCCCAGATCGACGACATCGCCAAGGCGGTCGGCATCAACCGGGCGATCGTCTACCGCCACTTCACCGGCAAGGAGGAGCTCTTCGCGCTCACCCTGGTCGGCTACCTCGAGGAGCTGCGCGACGCCCTCGAGGCCGCGGGCGCCTCCGACGCGGCCCCCGCCGTACGCCTCGAGGCGATCGTCACCGCCTTCGTGGAGTACGGCGTGGCGCACCCGGCCTTCGTCGACTGCGCGCAGGCGCTGATGCGCCGCTCCGGCCCCGAGCTGCTCGACGAGATCTCCGAGGGCGCGCTGTTCCGGCTCGGCCGAGCGATCTCCTCGTGCCTGGTCATCCTCACCGGCGTGCTGGAGGACGGCGTCGCGGCCGGCGACTTCCACGTGCAGGACCCGCACCTGCTCGCCAACACCCTCTACGCCAGCGGCCTCGGCGCGCTCCAGCTCGCCCGGGTCGGCATCCTGGTCAAGGAGGCCGCCCCCGGCATCCCGACGCTCGGCGAGATCTCCGCCGACCAGGTGCGGGTCTACCTGGTCACCTCGGCGCTCGCGCTGGCCACGCACCGCTCCTGA
- a CDS encoding acetyl-CoA C-acetyltransferase — translation MTGLDPATTVRRVAIVGGNRIPFARSNTAYAEVSNQEMLTAAIDGLVKRFGLEGERVGEVVAGAVLKHSRDFNLTRESVLGSRLAPETPATDIQQACGTGLQAAIQVANKIALGQIEVGIAGGTDTTSDAPIAVGERLRKILLELNRAKDLKGRLAALAKVRPGDVVPSIPQNGEPRTRLSMGEHAALTALEWQIGREEQDELAAASHQHLAAAYDRGFLDDQVTPFRGLERDQNLRPDSTPEKLARLKPVFGRGAAATMTAGNSTPLTDGASVVLLASEEWAAARGLPVLAYLTDYETAAVDYVHGHEGLLMAPAYAMPRMLARQGLTLQDFDFYEIHEAFASQVLATLKAWEDPVFCAERLGLDAPLGSIDRTRLNVTGSSLAAGHPFAATGGRILTVLAKLLAENGSGRGVVSVCAAGGQGITAILERP, via the coding sequence ATGACCGGCCTCGATCCCGCCACCACCGTCCGCCGCGTCGCCATCGTCGGCGGCAACCGCATCCCGTTCGCGCGCTCCAACACCGCGTACGCCGAGGTCTCCAACCAGGAGATGCTCACCGCCGCGATCGACGGACTGGTGAAGCGCTTCGGCCTCGAGGGCGAGCGCGTCGGGGAGGTGGTGGCCGGGGCGGTGCTCAAGCACTCGCGCGACTTCAACCTCACCCGGGAGTCCGTGCTCGGCTCGCGCCTGGCGCCCGAGACGCCCGCGACCGACATCCAGCAGGCGTGCGGCACCGGTCTGCAGGCGGCGATCCAGGTCGCCAACAAGATCGCGCTCGGCCAGATCGAGGTCGGCATCGCCGGCGGCACCGACACCACCTCCGACGCCCCGATCGCGGTCGGCGAGCGGCTGCGCAAGATCCTGCTCGAGCTCAATCGCGCCAAGGACCTCAAGGGTCGTCTCGCCGCGCTCGCCAAGGTCCGTCCCGGCGACGTGGTCCCCTCGATCCCGCAGAACGGCGAGCCGCGGACGCGGCTCTCGATGGGCGAGCACGCCGCGCTCACCGCGCTGGAGTGGCAGATCGGGCGCGAGGAGCAGGACGAGCTGGCCGCCGCCTCCCACCAGCACCTCGCCGCGGCGTACGACCGGGGCTTCCTCGACGACCAGGTCACGCCGTTCCGGGGGCTGGAGCGCGACCAGAACCTGCGCCCCGACTCCACGCCCGAGAAGCTCGCCCGGCTCAAGCCGGTGTTCGGCCGAGGCGCGGCGGCGACGATGACGGCCGGCAACTCCACGCCGCTGACCGACGGCGCCTCGGTGGTGCTGCTGGCCTCCGAGGAGTGGGCCGCCGCGCGCGGGCTGCCGGTGCTGGCCTATCTCACCGACTACGAGACCGCGGCGGTCGACTACGTGCACGGCCACGAGGGGCTGCTGATGGCGCCGGCCTATGCGATGCCGCGGATGCTGGCGCGCCAGGGGCTGACGCTGCAGGACTTCGACTTCTATGAGATCCACGAGGCGTTCGCCTCCCAGGTGCTGGCGACGCTCAAGGCCTGGGAGGACCCGGTGTTCTGCGCCGAGCGGCTCGGCCTCGACGCCCCGCTCGGGTCGATCGACCGGACCCGGCTCAACGTCACCGGCTCCTCGCTGGCCGCGGGTCACCCGTTCGCGGCCACCGGCGGGCGGATCCTCACCGTGCTCGCCAAGCTGCTCGCCGAGAACGGCTCCGGGCGGGGCGTGGTCTCGGTGTGCGCGGCCGGCGGTCAGGGGATCACCGCGATCCTCGAGCGTCCCTGA